From the Anaeromyxobacter dehalogenans 2CP-1 genome, the window GGCGGTCTGCACGTGGGTGTGCGTGCCGAGCACCGCCGAGACCTTCCCGTCGAGGAACCAGCCCATGGCGTTCTTCTCGCTGGTCGCCTCGCAGTGCATGTCCACCAGGATGCAGGTGACGCCCTCGGCCCGCAGCGCCTCCACCTCCGCGAGCGCCGTGCGGAACGGATCGTCGAGCGTCTTCATGAACACGCGCCCCTCGACGTTCACGACGCCGAGCCGCCGGCCGTCCGGGGTGGAGGCGATGCCGCGGCCGCGGCCGGGCGAGCCGGGCGGGTAGTTGGCGGGGCGGAGCAGCCGCGAGCCGGGCGCCTCGAGGTAGGAGACGATCTCGCGCTTCGACCAGATGTGGTTGCCGCTGGTGAGCAGGTCCACCTCGGCCGCGAGCAGCTCGTCGGCGGAGTCGGGGGTCACGCCCGCGCCGCCCGCCGAGTTCTCGGCGTTCGCCACCACGAGGTCGATCGCCTCGCGCACGATGAGGCGGGGAACGAGCCGCTGGATCGCCTGGCGGCCGGGCTTGCCGAACACGTCTCCGAGGAACAGGACTTTCAAGGTCGGGGATCCCTCGCGCGCGGAGCGTGCCCAGTCAACCGCTTTCTCGCTCGAACCGGAGCGTCCGCGCCTCGGTCACCAGCGCGTCGAGCACCGCGTCGTGCGGCTCGCGCGGGAGCGCGTCCACGAGCTGCACCTCGAACGCGACCCCGACCCGCGCAGCGCGCGGCATGGCCGCGAGCGTGGCGTCGTAGTAGCCGCCGCCGCGCCCGAGCCGCAGGCCGTCGAGCGAAAAGGCCACCCCGGGCAGCACCACGCAGTCCACCTCGCCCGGCTCGACGAGCGGCGCGTCCTCCGGGGGCTCGAGCGCGCCGAGCGGCCCGCGCACCAGGTCGAGCGGCACGCAGAGCGCGAAGGCGAGGCGGCGATCGCCGGCCCGGACCTTCGGGAACACCGCGCGCCCACCACCGGCGCGCACGCGCGCTGCGAGCTCGAGCACGTCCACCTCGCCGCCGAGCGGCGCGTAGAGCGCGAGCGTGCGGGCGCCCGCGACGAGGTCGAGCGCCTCGAGCCTCGCGATGACGCGGCGGGAGCGCTCGGCGCGCTCGTCCTGGTCGATGCGAGCCCGCGCGCCGATGAGGGACCTGCGCAGCGCGCGCTTGCGGTCGGAGGGGATGGCGGGATCGCTCACCGCGCCGTCTGTGCCCCGAGGCTGGACAAGAAAAAGCCCCCCGCGTGGGCCGTGTGGCCCGGTTGTTTGAACCTGTATTTCTACAGGTGGGGCACCCGGTACACCAGCATCCGTAGGCTTCTCCCTCGCTTCAGGGAGCTTGCTCATGGACGTGGGCGGGCGCTCCGCTTTGGACAAAGTCGGCCCAAACGACGCAAGGCCAATCACGAACCCGGCAGGGGGTACAGCGCAAGCGCGCGGTCAAAGAGCAGTAACCCCGCGTAACCACGCGGTGTTTTACGGAATGATCCTAGGCTCGGAGGCCTGGCCTGTCAAGCCGTGCCGAGGGCCACGCCGGGGCGCCCTCTGCGGTCAGAACGGCCTGATCTCGCGGTCGTCCGGCGGCACGCGGGAGGGCGCGCGCATTCGCCACGGAGCCGCACCGTTCACGCATCGTGCGCGCAGACACCCGGGGCCCGCCTCCCGGCCCGGGTCCCGTGCGCGCGGGCGCCCCGCCGTGGCGTTCGTGCTGTAGAACAGCGGCCCGATGGCGATCGCGCTCGACCGCTTCCGCATCCAGGGGCTCATCGGCCGCGGCGGCATGGCCGAGGTCTTCCGGGCGGTCGCCCTCGACGGGCCGCTCGCGGGCCAGACGGTGGCCCTGAAGCGGCTCCGGCCCGATCTCGCCCGCGACCCCGGCTTCGTGGCGCTGTTCGAGAACGAGGCGGCCGTCA encodes:
- a CDS encoding TIGR00282 family metallophosphoesterase, whose translation is MKVLFLGDVFGKPGRQAIQRLVPRLIVREAIDLVVANAENSAGGAGVTPDSADELLAAEVDLLTSGNHIWSKREIVSYLEAPGSRLLRPANYPPGSPGRGRGIASTPDGRRLGVVNVEGRVFMKTLDDPFRTALAEVEALRAEGVTCILVDMHCEATSEKNAMGWFLDGKVSAVLGTHTHVQTADARVLPGGTAFVTDVGMCGPWDSVIGVKKELVLERFLTQRHVGFEPARRDVYLQGAIVDLDDATGRARSIARVQEKLEE
- a CDS encoding 5-formyltetrahydrofolate cyclo-ligase, producing MSDPAIPSDRKRALRRSLIGARARIDQDERAERSRRVIARLEALDLVAGARTLALYAPLGGEVDVLELAARVRAGGGRAVFPKVRAGDRRLAFALCVPLDLVRGPLGALEPPEDAPLVEPGEVDCVVLPGVAFSLDGLRLGRGGGYYDATLAAMPRAARVGVAFEVQLVDALPREPHDAVLDALVTEARTLRFERESG